One genomic window of Desulfomonilia bacterium includes the following:
- a CDS encoding radical SAM protein — protein MQNNEHIFGPVPSRRLGYSLGVDIMPFKTCTYDCIYCQLGPTTIKTVERKEYIPIAGMVKELERKLSSGLKPDFITITGSGEPTLNSGIGELIKGTRKITGIPVAVLTNGSLLFLKEVRKSLMAADYVLPSLDAGDEAAFIRVNRPHRGIEFSQMTEGLKDFCREFRGYTWLEVFLVNEFNSDDENIRKIILQTEKIKPGRIQLNTCDRPSASMNIHPVCSRRLENILGMFGDNAEIISRSFLEPVKRRDNSLHFEAEILNLIRRRPMRLADLCLSTGLDPNEIVKITDAIIKEGLISTEISGNGFFYKYAGVDRA, from the coding sequence ATGCAAAATAATGAACACATATTCGGTCCGGTACCTTCAAGAAGACTCGGCTACTCGCTTGGTGTTGATATAATGCCGTTCAAGACATGCACATATGACTGCATCTACTGCCAGCTGGGACCGACAACAATAAAGACTGTTGAAAGAAAAGAATATATTCCAATAGCCGGGATGGTAAAAGAGCTTGAAAGAAAACTTTCATCGGGTCTGAAACCTGACTTTATTACAATAACAGGATCCGGCGAGCCCACACTCAATTCCGGAATCGGGGAACTGATAAAAGGAACAAGGAAGATTACCGGCATTCCTGTTGCCGTGCTTACCAACGGTTCACTCCTGTTCCTTAAGGAAGTCAGAAAGTCCTTGATGGCTGCGGATTATGTTCTGCCGTCGCTTGATGCCGGAGATGAAGCGGCTTTCATAAGAGTGAACCGTCCTCACAGGGGAATAGAATTCAGTCAAATGACAGAAGGGCTCAAGGATTTCTGCAGAGAGTTCAGAGGATACACCTGGCTTGAAGTCTTTCTGGTTAACGAATTCAATTCGGACGATGAAAATATAAGGAAGATCATTCTTCAGACCGAGAAGATAAAACCCGGAAGGATACAGTTGAATACCTGCGACAGGCCTTCGGCAAGCATGAATATCCATCCGGTATGCAGCAGACGTCTTGAAAATATCCTGGGCATGTTCGGAGACAATGCGGAGATAATCAGTCGGTCATTTCTTGAACCTGTTAAGCGTAGGGATAACAGCCTGCACTTCGAAGCTGAAATCCTGAACCTTATAAGGAGAAGGCCCATGAGACTGGCTGATTTATGTCTTTCAACAGGACTGGATCCGAATGAAATTGTTAAAATAACCGATGCGATAATAAAAGAGGGCTTGATATCGACAGAAATTTCCGGAAACGGATTTTTCTACAAATATGCCGGAGTTGATCGGGCATGA
- a CDS encoding ATP-binding protein has protein sequence MKIAVASGKGGTGKTTIAVGLALAASDEVTVLDCDVEAPNCHIFLKPQIICSKEVNIPVPVLEESLCDGCGECGDVCEYRAIAIISGKPMIFSELCHGCGACTYICPRYALKESPRNIGIIEKGNSLGIGFVHGILNIGEPISPPLIKAVRKEEGKGLTIVDCPPGTSCPVVTAVAGSDYVILVTEPTPFGLNDLKLAVEMLDEMYIPYGVVINKAGTGDLSVKEFCSNANINVLSEIPDNRRAAVAYSRGLPTSEIVPEFRGCFEEILHRVMEKKLNAK, from the coding sequence ATGAAGATCGCTGTAGCTTCAGGTAAGGGCGGGACAGGAAAGACAACGATTGCCGTCGGGCTCGCACTTGCCGCTTCAGATGAAGTCACGGTGCTTGACTGCGATGTCGAGGCGCCAAACTGTCATATTTTTTTGAAGCCCCAAATTATATGCAGCAAAGAAGTGAATATTCCTGTTCCTGTACTTGAAGAATCATTGTGCGACGGCTGCGGAGAATGCGGTGATGTTTGCGAATACAGGGCAATAGCGATTATATCGGGGAAACCCATGATATTCAGCGAGCTCTGCCATGGCTGTGGCGCCTGCACCTATATATGTCCCCGGTATGCGTTGAAGGAAAGCCCGCGCAATATCGGAATCATTGAAAAAGGAAATTCCCTCGGTATCGGTTTTGTACACGGCATTTTGAATATCGGTGAACCCATATCGCCCCCACTGATAAAGGCCGTCAGGAAAGAGGAGGGTAAAGGGTTGACAATTGTCGATTGCCCGCCAGGAACATCATGTCCTGTCGTGACTGCCGTGGCAGGCTCGGATTATGTGATCCTTGTAACCGAACCCACTCCTTTCGGTCTCAATGACCTGAAGCTTGCCGTTGAAATGCTTGATGAAATGTACATCCCGTACGGGGTCGTAATAAACAAGGCGGGAACAGGAGACTTGAGCGTGAAGGAATTCTGTTCAAATGCCAATATAAATGTTCTTTCGGAAATACCCGACAACAGAAGGGCAGCTGTGGCTTATTCCAGAGGACTACCGACGTCTGAAATTGTGCCTGAGTTCAGAGGCTGTTTCGAGGAAATCCTTCATAGGGTCATGGAAAAGAAATTAAATGCAAAATAA
- a CDS encoding P-loop NTPase, translated as MPDDGFVIPEGLVIQNYFGPLEDENAHSRITGPCGDTMEFWLRIDNGAVSCATFITDGCMPSIASGAMAASLAEGKSIEAASKIEQQDILEALGGLPEDHVHCAKLAATTLHAAIDDYKIKKIKEEKMGESKKSDCETCSKSTCDAKTKRPDETPQDFAQRQMLNKRMCSIRNKILVLSGKGGVGKSTVAVNLATALMLEGMKVGLLDCDIHGPSIPKMLKLEGAQVKSTGDAIAPVELGGLKVMSIGFFLDNAEDAVIWRGPMKYSAIKQFLGEVEWGELDFLIVDLPPGTGDEPLSLIQLIGDAAGAVVVTTPQDVSTADVRRSISFCRQLKLPVLGVIENMSGFVCPHCGKTTDIFKSGGGKRMAEQMGVPFLGKIPIDAGIGESGDDGMPYVYQFSGTAAAREFKKAIEPILKLRRETT; from the coding sequence ATGCCGGATGATGGGTTTGTAATACCGGAGGGTCTTGTGATTCAAAACTATTTTGGCCCTCTGGAAGATGAAAATGCACATTCCCGTATTACAGGCCCGTGCGGGGACACGATGGAGTTCTGGCTGAGAATCGATAATGGGGCCGTAAGTTGCGCCACCTTCATAACGGATGGATGCATGCCTTCGATTGCCAGCGGTGCCATGGCGGCAAGCCTTGCAGAAGGAAAGTCCATTGAAGCTGCTTCAAAAATTGAACAACAGGACATCCTTGAGGCCCTTGGAGGGCTTCCTGAAGATCATGTCCATTGCGCGAAGCTTGCCGCTACAACACTGCATGCGGCAATAGATGATTACAAAATAAAAAAAATAAAAGAGGAAAAAATGGGAGAATCAAAAAAAAGCGATTGTGAAACCTGTTCGAAATCAACATGTGATGCAAAGACCAAAAGGCCGGATGAGACACCCCAGGATTTTGCCCAGCGCCAGATGCTGAACAAAAGGATGTGCAGCATAAGAAACAAGATACTGGTGCTTTCCGGAAAAGGCGGCGTCGGCAAGAGCACTGTTGCTGTAAATCTTGCCACGGCCCTTATGCTTGAAGGCATGAAGGTAGGCCTTCTTGACTGCGACATCCACGGGCCGAGTATTCCAAAAATGCTGAAACTCGAAGGTGCTCAGGTGAAAAGCACTGGAGACGCAATAGCCCCGGTTGAACTTGGCGGACTCAAGGTCATGTCCATAGGATTTTTCCTGGATAACGCCGAAGATGCAGTCATATGGAGGGGCCCCATGAAATACAGCGCCATCAAGCAGTTTCTGGGCGAGGTTGAATGGGGCGAACTGGACTTTCTCATAGTAGATCTTCCACCGGGAACCGGCGATGAGCCGCTTTCCCTGATACAGCTCATAGGTGACGCCGCAGGAGCTGTGGTTGTAACAACACCGCAGGATGTATCTACGGCGGATGTGAGGCGATCCATCAGCTTCTGCCGTCAGCTTAAACTCCCGGTCCTGGGGGTTATTGAAAATATGAGCGGTTTTGTCTGTCCTCACTGCGGCAAGACCACTGATATCTTTAAAAGCGGAGGCGGAAAGAGGATGGCTGAACAGATGGGTGTTCCATTTCTGGGGAAAATACCTATTGATGCTGGAATCGGTGAGTCAGGCGATGACGGTATGCCTTATGTCTACCAGTTTTCAGGTACGGCTGCCGCCAGAGAATTCAAAAAAGCAATTGAGCCAATACTTAAATTGAGAAGAGAAACAACCTGA
- a CDS encoding PaaI family thioesterase: MNGLAFQDCYPDSFSHCYGCGRLNREGLQIKSFWDGDETVCTYTPDEKYMAIPGMVYGGLIASLIDCHSTGSAAAYAARAEGREIGSKPEIRFLTAALHVDFKSPTPMGMPLELRSSAKEIKPKKVIITTVLTSGGVECARGEVVAVRVPDAVVEAFNK, encoded by the coding sequence ATGAATGGATTGGCTTTTCAGGATTGTTATCCGGACAGTTTCAGCCATTGTTACGGCTGCGGAAGGTTGAACAGGGAGGGCTTGCAGATTAAAAGCTTCTGGGATGGAGACGAAACGGTCTGCACCTATACCCCGGATGAAAAATACATGGCGATACCGGGAATGGTGTACGGCGGGCTCATAGCATCGCTGATTGACTGCCACAGTACTGGTTCCGCTGCAGCCTATGCCGCACGCGCCGAGGGCAGGGAGATAGGCAGCAAACCGGAAATCAGATTTCTGACTGCCGCGCTTCATGTCGATTTCAAGAGCCCGACACCTATGGGGATGCCCCTTGAACTCAGGTCCAGCGCGAAAGAGATAAAGCCAAAAAAGGTGATAATAACGACTGTTCTCACTTCGGGTGGTGTCGAGTGCGCACGGGGTGAAGTTGTTGCGGTTCGCGTGCCTGATGCCGTTGTAGAGGCGTTTAATAAATGA
- a CDS encoding ATP-binding protein, with protein MKELVVISGKGGTGKTSVLASFASLAGNAVTADCDVDAADLHLVLKPQKIRSEDFINGRKATIDGEKCTACGECYRLCRFDAVKEKRDGRGYLIDALSCEGCGLCRLACPADAIILEEAGCGQWFVSETKYGPMVHARLYPGAGNSGRLVTLVKNEAKKIGEEKGLDLMLVDGPPGTGCPVIASISCASLVLAVTEPTFSGLQDLRRVLELTAHFKIPAAFCINKWDINSRNTDMMIDTFKDSDVRFIGNIPYDMDVTRAQLKAMPVVQFSDGYASQQIRRIWEEVCRMMGL; from the coding sequence ATGAAAGAACTTGTTGTCATAAGCGGTAAGGGGGGGACAGGCAAAACTAGTGTTCTGGCGTCGTTCGCCTCTCTTGCGGGGAATGCCGTGACAGCCGATTGCGATGTGGATGCAGCAGACCTGCATCTGGTTTTAAAGCCTCAGAAAATAAGGTCTGAAGATTTTATAAACGGCAGGAAAGCCACAATTGACGGAGAAAAATGCACTGCCTGCGGAGAATGCTACAGATTGTGCAGATTCGATGCGGTAAAGGAAAAGAGAGACGGCAGAGGATATTTAATTGATGCTCTTTCATGCGAGGGTTGCGGTCTGTGCAGACTGGCATGTCCTGCTGATGCGATAATTCTTGAAGAGGCCGGGTGCGGGCAATGGTTTGTATCGGAGACGAAATACGGCCCGATGGTACATGCAAGGCTGTACCCCGGTGCGGGGAATTCCGGCAGACTGGTAACTCTGGTAAAAAATGAAGCGAAAAAAATCGGAGAAGAAAAAGGTCTTGATCTGATGCTTGTTGACGGTCCTCCCGGCACAGGATGCCCCGTGATTGCGTCAATATCATGCGCTTCCCTTGTGCTGGCTGTAACAGAGCCGACCTTTTCAGGCCTGCAAGATCTCAGAAGGGTTCTCGAACTCACGGCGCATTTCAAGATTCCAGCCGCATTCTGCATCAACAAATGGGATATAAATTCCAGGAACACGGATATGATGATAGATACCTTCAAAGATTCAGATGTTAGGTTTATCGGAAATATTCCGTATGATATGGATGTTACAAGGGCGCAGCTTAAAGCCATGCCGGTCGTTCAATTTTCAGACGGCTATGCGTCTCAACAGATAAGGAGGATCTGGGAGGAAGTATGCCGGATGATGGGTTTGTAA